Proteins from a genomic interval of Qipengyuania sp. JC766:
- a CDS encoding AAA family ATPase has protein sequence MRESEFRDWLETNGANTESGRNTRVHAVRTIEKKLADLGFHYPDLEAAWEAGRFADIREAISRLRTDFDSGGERFRVLMPESEKPRNRLSNWRSWLMQYGQFLEGHASANDADRIRRFVLENHIEPARERDGQSAELVVKDVNDALGLHDAWPNICQAMRGRKFHEMADVPPPQSFGADMSTATRFVFDLAKEDYWALRTLRESLGEPIGQTNKIASFALEDGRQLALDLEAARTQIWLEGSYGHWSAQQVTVTEYPAQKSRSSNLPKRLRHDVPDRREVSKIELPNAEVLKTLLDRYFSKPLFLNSQTLERLKLRFLERFDNFAEDGGFSNHKEFLRKTGDNAKREFIKRMSEANETRDSQGIDELGREMTATLFSANDGRALLRGDMHLNLAKRVQQFPGHLERAAGAMLKSRDIGAREAEFARSVFEPVFQNDGTNPFADLRTISSVLSAGAAPNEVLPVYYMPLQRAYRLLCGKALFGNRIPTEDEFHRANALGKAVLEEIRDWGWNPRDLWDVQAFLSETCQSALENTMVGNELDPVPVWLVTSLWGEEDGLPRFIARGEWSLLTDTGSANNRRVREMHVGDRIFLKDFMPRATDLSFDAGGGIVTANRFRAEGTITDVSDDGLRVGVEWQEWEEPRTWYFYTSNHAVWRLRDPGEKESADRLRRFLLNYEEQDYDWFLNAPFWRDRLFGAPTQDEDTTVQPTNLILYGPPGTGKTYRTAREAVQLCDGGADYPDDAEGRAALMRRYRELVESRQVELVTFHQSFSYEEFIEGLRPDTDGSNEGGGFSLKAQSGLFARIADRAQKRVRRGDGRILVEGRKIFKMSLGQSNDPHSNWVFEDSLEQGYALFGFKDVDWSDSRFASKDGILSELERLFPDERITPQMGMVKSPDRFRNQLGVGDIIVASKGLNVFRAIGIVEGEYEYAPRPDGRYTHRRKVSWLWSDPEGVPVAELSPDTRFSLDTIYELPRGRLNLKVLERLLNSGSEEIEWTTSEEGELLPHVLIIDEINRANISKVFGELITLIEPDKRLGMPNALKVRLPYSKREFGVPANLHIIGTMNTADRSIALLDTALRRRFRFEEMAPDTSVEAFLDAEEATRLPLADVLETMNRRIEYLVDRDHRIGHAFFIGCKTKSQVDAVMRDKVIPLLQEYFFEDWNRLAAVLGEKDKGGNFLECKTIEDPMGEGGEPLKSWRVLDSFEEGAYSRLLKRKPSGAISAEVVA, from the coding sequence GTGAGAGAAAGCGAATTCAGGGATTGGCTCGAAACGAACGGGGCGAATACAGAAAGCGGACGCAATACACGCGTCCATGCGGTGAGAACCATCGAGAAAAAATTGGCCGATCTAGGCTTTCACTACCCAGACCTCGAAGCAGCTTGGGAGGCGGGCCGCTTCGCAGATATTCGTGAAGCAATTTCGAGACTAAGGACGGATTTCGACAGTGGCGGTGAGCGGTTCCGCGTCCTCATGCCTGAGTCCGAAAAACCGAGAAACAGACTCTCGAATTGGCGCAGCTGGTTGATGCAATATGGCCAATTCCTCGAAGGCCATGCAAGCGCGAACGATGCTGATCGAATTCGGCGGTTCGTTCTCGAGAACCATATCGAGCCCGCCCGTGAGCGGGACGGACAGAGCGCCGAGCTGGTCGTAAAAGATGTGAATGACGCTCTCGGTCTGCATGATGCTTGGCCGAATATTTGTCAGGCCATGCGGGGGCGCAAGTTCCACGAAATGGCAGATGTGCCGCCGCCGCAAAGCTTCGGTGCCGACATGAGCACAGCGACCCGGTTCGTGTTCGACTTGGCCAAGGAAGATTATTGGGCCCTTCGCACCCTACGCGAAAGCCTGGGCGAGCCGATCGGACAAACGAACAAGATTGCGTCGTTCGCGCTCGAAGATGGTCGGCAGCTTGCGCTGGATCTCGAAGCAGCGCGAACTCAAATTTGGCTTGAAGGCTCATATGGTCATTGGTCTGCGCAGCAGGTTACCGTAACCGAATATCCTGCGCAGAAGTCTCGCAGCTCGAACCTGCCAAAACGTCTTCGGCACGACGTTCCTGACCGTCGGGAGGTCAGCAAGATCGAGCTTCCCAATGCCGAAGTGCTCAAGACGCTCTTAGATCGATATTTCAGCAAACCACTGTTCTTGAACTCTCAAACGCTAGAGCGTCTAAAATTGCGCTTCCTTGAGCGGTTTGACAATTTTGCTGAAGACGGCGGTTTTTCTAATCACAAAGAGTTTCTGCGGAAGACGGGCGATAACGCCAAGCGTGAATTCATCAAGCGCATGAGTGAAGCCAATGAGACTCGCGACTCCCAGGGTATCGATGAGCTCGGGCGCGAGATGACCGCAACGCTCTTCTCAGCCAACGATGGACGCGCCTTACTGCGCGGCGATATGCACTTAAACCTTGCGAAACGCGTCCAACAATTTCCCGGTCATTTAGAGCGTGCCGCTGGAGCGATGCTCAAGTCTCGGGACATAGGAGCGAGGGAGGCTGAATTCGCGAGATCGGTCTTCGAACCAGTGTTTCAGAACGACGGCACGAACCCTTTTGCGGATCTGCGAACCATCTCCTCTGTGCTTTCGGCGGGTGCGGCTCCGAATGAAGTCTTGCCGGTTTACTACATGCCCCTCCAGCGGGCTTACCGTTTACTCTGTGGTAAGGCGCTTTTCGGCAACCGAATTCCGACCGAGGATGAATTTCACAGAGCCAACGCACTCGGAAAGGCTGTGCTGGAGGAAATAAGAGATTGGGGATGGAACCCGCGCGACCTCTGGGATGTGCAGGCATTCTTGTCGGAAACCTGCCAGAGCGCATTGGAAAATACCATGGTCGGGAATGAACTTGATCCCGTGCCTGTATGGCTCGTCACCTCATTATGGGGCGAGGAAGACGGATTACCGCGATTCATCGCCCGTGGCGAATGGAGCCTTCTTACTGACACCGGCAGCGCCAATAACCGGCGTGTGCGCGAGATGCATGTCGGCGACCGCATCTTCCTCAAGGATTTCATGCCCCGAGCTACCGACCTGTCTTTCGATGCCGGGGGAGGCATTGTTACCGCGAACCGTTTCCGCGCTGAGGGCACCATCACCGATGTGAGCGACGACGGCCTTCGGGTCGGGGTGGAGTGGCAGGAGTGGGAAGAGCCTCGCACTTGGTATTTCTACACCAGCAACCATGCCGTCTGGCGGTTGAGAGATCCTGGCGAGAAGGAATCTGCTGACCGCCTGCGCCGGTTCCTGCTTAATTATGAGGAACAAGATTACGACTGGTTCCTGAACGCCCCCTTCTGGCGCGACCGACTGTTCGGCGCCCCGACACAAGACGAGGACACGACCGTGCAGCCGACCAATCTCATCCTCTACGGCCCGCCCGGCACGGGCAAGACCTACCGCACCGCGCGAGAGGCGGTGCAGCTATGCGATGGCGGGGCCGACTATCCCGACGATGCAGAGGGCCGCGCCGCGCTGATGAGACGTTACCGCGAACTGGTCGAGTCTCGGCAGGTCGAGTTGGTCACCTTCCACCAGAGCTTCAGCTACGAGGAATTCATTGAAGGCCTTCGGCCCGATACTGACGGATCGAATGAGGGAGGGGGGTTCAGTCTAAAGGCACAGAGCGGCCTCTTCGCGCGTATCGCCGACCGAGCGCAAAAGCGCGTGAGGAGAGGCGATGGAAGGATCTTGGTGGAGGGCCGGAAAATATTCAAGATGTCGCTGGGACAGTCGAACGATCCGCACAGCAATTGGGTGTTCGAGGATTCTCTCGAGCAGGGCTACGCGCTCTTCGGCTTCAAAGACGTCGACTGGAGCGATTCACGGTTTGCCAGCAAGGATGGCATTCTGTCCGAGCTAGAGCGCCTGTTCCCTGATGAACGTATCACTCCGCAGATGGGGATGGTGAAGTCACCGGACCGGTTCCGCAACCAACTCGGTGTTGGCGACATCATTGTGGCTTCGAAGGGGTTGAATGTTTTCAGGGCGATCGGGATTGTAGAAGGTGAATATGAGTATGCGCCGCGCCCCGACGGGCGATACACGCACCGGCGGAAGGTCAGCTGGCTCTGGTCGGATCCCGAAGGAGTGCCCGTCGCCGAGCTCAGCCCCGACACCAGGTTCAGTCTCGATACGATCTATGAATTGCCTCGTGGCAGATTGAACCTCAAGGTTCTGGAAAGGCTCCTTAACAGCGGCTCCGAAGAGATCGAGTGGACGACAAGTGAAGAGGGTGAACTCCTACCGCACGTCCTTATCATCGACGAGATCAACCGCGCCAACATCTCCAAGGTTTTCGGCGAGCTCATTACGCTGATCGAACCGGACAAGCGGCTTGGCATGCCGAACGCGCTCAAGGTCCGGTTGCCGTATTCGAAGCGCGAATTCGGCGTGCCGGCTAATCTGCATATCATCGGAACGATGAACACCGCCGACCGCTCGATTGCGCTGCTCGACACCGCGCTGCGCCGCCGGTTCCGCTTCGAGGAGATGGCTCCCGACACTTCCGTCGAGGCCTTCCTCGATGCCGAGGAAGCGACTAGGCTGCCACTGGCGGACGT
- a CDS encoding TM0106 family RecB-like putative nuclease has protein sequence MRQFDNAILYSPSDLVRYLGCAHATALDLARLREPDAAPQQAEDDAMGKLVQQAGLEHEDAYREQLADEGGLVEIPEKGSLESRALRTREAMEQGAKAIFQAAFLQPPWSGFADFLIRVEEPSDLGHWSYEPVDTKLARSAKASHVVQLGIYARMIADIQGKAPRRVHVQLGDGRRESFRLVDFDKVLGAAIARFLAVVESGAEESEPEPCSACGLCPWRDHCAEVWEAQDHLSRVCGIGKPQIEKLRAAGVFTVAQLAFLPEDQRIPRLAPATLDKLRAQARIQQTRWQGGEPVAEPLPIEDGRGFANLPQPDPADLFFDLEGDPLEEGGLDYLWGVHYRDGSGPQFRFRWGHNHADERIAFETTMDWMAAHLEANPGAHVYHYAPYEITALRRLSTLHASREELLDNLLRQRRFVDLYGVLRQAIRTSEDNLSLKTMEIFFADARQGDVTKADQSVVEYKSWQKTNEQAILDGILEYNKVDCENTEALRDWLVELRMEDLPWRSVGPATAVPDEKADARAEAEVRSQRLLTAIKAGTLPESEEGRALVGHLTQFHRRADKPAFWAMFDRCEREPDELAEDHECIGGIVPDPDEEGIWQRPDKRSTIASYRFAPQETKLREGSIVLHAPSLSKVGTIVALDCEAGTVEIKRGNAAKGIWPLDGSLIPEPTVPNQILVSAVRRVALAWAGMAEEEWLNGVPTPVEEADERPYSALLDLIERRAPRLLGWNGGPLVREGESLIEAATMRCLAMDGTTLFVQGPPGTGKTFTSAHVICSLLAAGKKVGVSSNSHKAINNLLAKVEDVADETDLNFVGVKKCTRGNDEQRLNGRIITDVETAADVHEYMPDLIGGTAWLFADSDFDQTLDYLFIDEAGQVSLGHLLAMGSAARNIVLVGDQMQLSQPIQGAHPGESGLSALDYLLQGEATVAPDRGILLDTSWRMHPSICGFISDAVYDGRLKAHPDCARQRLHLQPGHDPVLAESGIRFVAMDHTGCGQRSDAEVARVEELAEGLIGTQFINREGKTGKIGWKNILIVAPYNMQVNALTAALPAKARVGTVDKFQGQEAEVVIVSLATSTPDDLPRHVEFFYSKNRINVAISRARTLALVMTNPKLLELDAKSVDHLRLVNTLAWVIEEGGK, from the coding sequence ATGCGTCAGTTCGATAACGCCATCCTCTATTCACCGTCGGACCTTGTCCGCTATCTAGGCTGTGCCCATGCCACCGCACTCGACCTGGCGCGGTTACGAGAGCCTGACGCTGCCCCGCAACAGGCCGAAGACGACGCCATGGGCAAGCTTGTGCAACAGGCGGGGCTTGAGCACGAGGATGCCTATCGTGAGCAGCTTGCGGATGAAGGGGGCTTAGTCGAGATACCCGAGAAAGGCTCGCTGGAAAGTCGCGCATTGCGGACAAGGGAGGCCATGGAACAAGGCGCGAAGGCAATATTCCAAGCTGCCTTTCTGCAGCCTCCATGGAGCGGCTTTGCCGATTTCCTGATCCGGGTAGAGGAGCCGTCCGACCTCGGCCACTGGTCTTACGAACCGGTGGATACCAAGCTGGCGCGCTCGGCCAAGGCAAGTCACGTTGTGCAACTCGGCATCTATGCACGGATGATAGCTGATATCCAGGGCAAGGCGCCGCGCCGTGTGCATGTCCAACTGGGCGACGGGCGACGCGAGAGCTTCCGCCTCGTCGATTTTGATAAGGTGCTCGGCGCCGCTATCGCCCGCTTCCTCGCTGTCGTGGAGAGTGGGGCGGAGGAGAGCGAGCCGGAGCCATGTTCAGCCTGCGGCTTGTGTCCGTGGCGCGATCATTGTGCTGAGGTTTGGGAAGCACAAGATCATCTTTCGCGCGTGTGCGGGATAGGCAAGCCACAGATCGAAAAACTTCGAGCGGCTGGCGTATTCACGGTCGCGCAACTCGCCTTTCTTCCGGAAGATCAGCGCATCCCCCGCCTCGCGCCCGCCACTCTCGACAAATTGCGTGCGCAGGCCCGAATTCAGCAGACCCGCTGGCAGGGCGGGGAGCCAGTGGCGGAACCATTGCCGATTGAAGATGGCAGAGGCTTCGCCAACCTTCCTCAACCTGACCCCGCTGACCTGTTTTTCGACCTTGAGGGTGATCCGTTGGAAGAGGGCGGACTGGATTACCTTTGGGGCGTGCACTACCGCGATGGATCCGGTCCGCAGTTCCGTTTTCGGTGGGGGCACAACCACGCCGATGAACGGATTGCTTTCGAAACCACGATGGATTGGATGGCCGCGCATCTCGAGGCCAATCCCGGTGCGCATGTTTACCACTATGCCCCTTACGAGATTACGGCGCTCCGCCGCCTCTCAACGCTTCATGCGAGCCGTGAAGAACTGCTGGACAATTTGCTGCGCCAACGGCGGTTCGTCGATCTCTACGGTGTCTTAAGGCAGGCCATCAGAACCAGCGAAGACAACCTTTCGCTCAAAACAATGGAGATATTCTTTGCCGACGCGCGGCAGGGAGATGTTACCAAGGCTGACCAGTCTGTTGTTGAATACAAGAGTTGGCAAAAAACCAACGAACAGGCGATCCTCGACGGCATCCTTGAATACAACAAGGTGGATTGCGAAAATACCGAGGCACTGCGCGACTGGCTGGTAGAATTGCGTATGGAGGATTTGCCGTGGCGGTCAGTTGGTCCTGCAACGGCGGTTCCCGATGAAAAAGCAGATGCACGCGCTGAAGCCGAGGTGCGCTCCCAGAGGCTGCTGACTGCAATAAAGGCCGGGACATTGCCGGAAAGCGAAGAGGGCAGGGCGCTCGTCGGCCACCTTACGCAGTTCCATCGCCGAGCCGATAAGCCGGCCTTTTGGGCTATGTTTGACAGATGCGAGCGTGAGCCGGACGAGCTCGCTGAAGATCATGAGTGCATCGGAGGCATAGTGCCAGATCCCGATGAGGAGGGGATTTGGCAACGACCAGATAAGCGCAGCACCATCGCCAGCTATCGATTTGCGCCGCAGGAGACGAAACTTCGGGAAGGATCGATCGTCCTGCACGCGCCGAGCCTCTCTAAAGTTGGCACCATCGTAGCGCTCGATTGTGAAGCGGGGACAGTTGAAATCAAGCGAGGCAATGCCGCCAAGGGGATCTGGCCACTGGACGGCTCACTGATCCCCGAGCCGACCGTGCCGAACCAGATTCTGGTTTCCGCCGTTCGCCGGGTGGCGCTGGCCTGGGCAGGTATGGCGGAAGAAGAGTGGCTCAACGGCGTTCCTACCCCGGTAGAGGAGGCAGACGAGCGCCCCTACAGCGCGCTGCTCGATCTCATCGAACGCAGGGCGCCGCGACTGCTCGGCTGGAATGGTGGGCCACTGGTGCGAGAAGGCGAAAGCCTGATCGAAGCCGCCACAATGCGCTGTCTGGCGATGGACGGCACGACCCTGTTCGTTCAAGGGCCACCGGGCACGGGCAAGACCTTCACAAGTGCACATGTCATCTGTTCGTTGCTCGCCGCGGGCAAGAAAGTCGGCGTTTCCAGCAACAGCCACAAGGCGATCAACAACTTGCTAGCCAAAGTGGAGGATGTCGCGGATGAGACTGACCTCAACTTCGTCGGCGTGAAGAAATGCACGCGTGGAAATGACGAGCAACGGCTCAATGGCCGTATCATCACCGACGTGGAGACTGCCGCTGACGTGCACGAATACATGCCTGATCTGATTGGCGGCACCGCTTGGCTGTTTGCCGATAGCGATTTCGACCAGACGCTCGACTACCTGTTTATCGATGAGGCTGGACAGGTGTCGCTAGGTCATTTGTTGGCGATGGGATCGGCTGCACGCAATATCGTGCTTGTGGGCGACCAGATGCAATTGTCACAGCCCATCCAAGGCGCGCATCCGGGCGAAAGTGGTCTTTCGGCGCTTGATTACCTGTTGCAGGGCGAGGCCACTGTCGCACCGGACCGGGGTATCCTGCTCGATACCAGCTGGCGCATGCATCCCTCGATCTGTGGTTTCATCTCGGACGCTGTCTATGATGGCCGGCTCAAAGCTCATCCCGATTGCGCGCGCCAGCGGCTCCATTTGCAGCCCGGCCATGATCCGGTGCTCGCCGAGAGTGGGATCCGCTTCGTGGCGATGGATCACACAGGCTGCGGACAGCGAAGCGATGCTGAAGTGGCAAGGGTGGAGGAACTGGCCGAGGGTCTGATCGGCACGCAATTTATCAATCGTGAGGGCAAGACGGGCAAAATCGGGTGGAAGAACATCCTGATCGTGGCACCTTACAACATGCAGGTTAACGCGCTCACGGCTGCATTGCCCGCGAAAGCGCGCGTGGGCACTGTTGACAAGTTCCAGGGGCAAGAGGCCGAGGTGGTGATAGTATCGCTCGCGACCTCTACGCCGGACGATCTGCCTCGGCACGTCGAGTTCTTTTATTCGAAGAACCGCATCAACGTGGCAATCAGCCGAGCGCGCACACTTGCGCTTGTGATGACCAATCCGAAGTTACTGGAATTGGACGCAAAAAGCGTTGATCACCTGCGGCTCGTGAACACTCTGGCGTGGGTGATTGAGGAGGGAGGCAAGTGA
- a CDS encoding AAA family ATPase, translating into MSDQQLRKCGSELLEAWTNAEPANKAFDNEEDWELLTSQQYPPLLRRLVRGNSSGGTIKRTSFDRRIDWLAKMLKLDDIERAIILTLARCSTHDEWDKLIRALPGGGHNPSSRKIAFLNDLPLFKVEDRLAVGARLWSTGLVDNDRDGEVSANNFLQRIAKSGSPPSRLARQLMPVAKPSTLAWCDFNHIGSQREIAETLVAAGKGCAILLYGPPGTGKTEFARLLASRSGMRAVFAGMEDESGREPNRRERLAHLTLLRALTSGEPGRVVVMDEADDVLQLGALEDRGGRSKLFLNRLIEGGDRPTIWIVNDLWRFEESLIRRMSLAIEFPKPALAVRQRIVDLHAKKAKLKLSENDRHRLASLPAAPAVLASAVKGAKEAGGTIEQALAIGEGLVTAITGRTPSPVALPPTYDPALAVADRDLDALADRLEASDDRDWSLLLSGPSGTGKSAYARHLAERLQIELVERRGSDLLGMYVGETEANIAAAFQEVSRCKGLLLIDEADDFLTDRRNAQRGWERSMVNEMMRQMDVLKAPFVATTNLADEFDPATQRRFTVCAKFKLLDEHRARAQFKRWFGFHAPERLPVAGTTPGDYLLVSKRAKLLAEKDPKVLAQWLIEEREGRGFEKSSMGF; encoded by the coding sequence ATGTCCGATCAGCAGCTTCGCAAGTGCGGTTCGGAGCTGCTGGAAGCATGGACGAACGCCGAGCCTGCGAACAAGGCTTTCGATAACGAGGAGGACTGGGAGCTGCTCACCAGTCAGCAGTATCCCCCTTTGCTGCGTCGGCTGGTTAGGGGCAATTCTAGCGGTGGAACGATAAAGCGCACGTCGTTTGATCGCCGGATCGACTGGCTGGCGAAGATGCTGAAGCTCGACGACATTGAGCGGGCAATTATCTTGACGCTTGCGCGGTGTTCCACGCATGATGAATGGGACAAGCTGATCCGGGCGCTGCCTGGTGGGGGCCACAACCCGTCTTCACGCAAGATCGCGTTTCTGAATGATCTCCCCCTTTTCAAGGTGGAAGACCGTTTGGCGGTTGGAGCGCGGCTGTGGAGCACCGGCCTTGTCGACAATGACCGCGACGGAGAGGTTTCGGCCAACAATTTCCTGCAACGGATCGCAAAATCGGGATCGCCGCCTTCCCGATTGGCAAGGCAGTTGATGCCGGTTGCCAAGCCATCGACGCTTGCCTGGTGTGACTTCAACCACATTGGGTCGCAGCGAGAAATTGCCGAGACACTCGTTGCTGCGGGGAAGGGATGTGCGATCCTGCTTTACGGGCCGCCGGGAACCGGAAAGACAGAATTTGCTAGGCTGCTCGCTTCTCGTTCGGGAATGCGAGCCGTCTTTGCAGGTATGGAGGATGAGAGCGGCCGGGAACCGAACCGCCGCGAGAGGCTGGCGCACCTGACCTTGTTGCGGGCGCTGACTAGCGGCGAACCAGGCCGTGTCGTGGTGATGGACGAGGCTGACGACGTGCTGCAACTGGGGGCTCTCGAAGACCGTGGTGGCCGGTCGAAACTGTTCCTGAATCGCCTGATCGAGGGCGGGGATCGCCCGACAATCTGGATCGTGAACGATCTGTGGCGCTTCGAGGAATCGCTGATCCGGCGCATGTCGCTTGCAATCGAATTCCCGAAACCGGCGCTCGCGGTGCGGCAACGGATTGTTGATCTGCACGCGAAGAAAGCAAAGTTGAAGCTGTCCGAAAATGACAGGCATCGTCTCGCCTCTCTGCCTGCTGCTCCCGCCGTTCTTGCGTCGGCGGTGAAAGGCGCGAAGGAGGCAGGGGGCACTATCGAACAGGCTCTAGCAATCGGAGAAGGCCTGGTGACCGCGATCACGGGGCGAACCCCGAGCCCCGTTGCGTTGCCACCGACCTATGATCCCGCTCTCGCAGTGGCGGACCGTGATCTTGACGCGCTAGCCGACCGGCTCGAAGCGTCCGATGATCGTGACTGGAGTCTACTGCTCTCGGGGCCCAGCGGAACTGGCAAGAGTGCCTACGCCCGCCATCTGGCCGAACGGCTCCAGATCGAACTCGTCGAACGGCGCGGCTCAGACCTACTCGGCATGTATGTAGGTGAAACCGAAGCTAACATCGCCGCGGCCTTCCAAGAGGTATCACGCTGCAAGGGGCTGTTGCTGATCGACGAAGCGGATGATTTCCTCACTGACCGCCGAAACGCCCAGCGAGGGTGGGAACGCAGCATGGTCAACGAGATGATGCGCCAGATGGATGTATTGAAAGCGCCATTCGTGGCGACGACCAACCTAGCGGACGAATTCGATCCGGCGACGCAGCGCAGATTTACTGTTTGTGCGAAATTCAAACTGCTCGATGAGCATCGAGCACGCGCGCAGTTCAAGCGATGGTTTGGCTTTCATGCACCTGAAAGGTTGCCGGTTGCTGGCACCACGCCCGGGGATTATTTGCTGGTCAGCAAGCGGGCAAAATTACTGGCAGAAAAGGATCCCAAGGTTCTCGCGCAATGGCTGATCGAAGAACGAGAAGGCCGTGGGTTTGAAAAATCTTCTATGGGATTCTAA